The following coding sequences lie in one Candidatus Nitrospira allomarina genomic window:
- a CDS encoding proteasome subunit alpha has protein sequence MMGQQGDFLQVLRERGYAVEDFRQPVNGGTPSGHTEITAGTTVFAIKYADGVLVAGDRRATAGNVVMYDRTDKVLELDRFSVLAIAGVPATAFEMARILEHSFKYYRRSQLQDLSFEGKLRALSTLLKNNAPAALAGTGTVAPIFAGYDQLEGCGKIFFYDILGAEFEAVEYAVSGSGSSTIRGILFYMNRWGNGPVAGMNEEEALTFVLRLMTSAAEFDSATGGVDAQAQLYPIVKRISAEGVRAIPAERLKSLFSEKVLNHV, from the coding sequence ATGATGGGACAACAGGGGGACTTCCTTCAGGTTCTGCGAGAGCGTGGCTATGCAGTCGAGGACTTTCGGCAGCCGGTCAATGGCGGTACGCCATCGGGCCATACTGAAATCACAGCCGGGACGACGGTCTTTGCTATCAAGTATGCTGACGGGGTCCTCGTGGCTGGTGACCGGCGGGCAACGGCCGGAAATGTCGTGATGTATGATCGCACCGATAAGGTCTTGGAATTGGATCGGTTTTCTGTCTTAGCCATCGCAGGTGTTCCTGCCACCGCATTTGAGATGGCCAGAATATTAGAGCATTCCTTTAAGTATTACCGGAGAAGTCAATTGCAGGATTTGAGTTTTGAGGGAAAGTTGCGAGCCTTATCAACGTTGTTGAAAAATAATGCTCCTGCGGCGTTGGCAGGAACCGGAACTGTGGCCCCAATTTTTGCGGGGTATGACCAACTTGAAGGGTGCGGAAAAATCTTTTTCTATGACATCTTAGGAGCTGAATTCGAAGCGGTGGAATATGCTGTCTCTGGATCCGGGTCTTCCACGATTCGGGGGATTTTGTTTTACATGAATCGGTGGGGGAATGGTCCCGTGGCCGGAATGAATGAAGAGGAAGCCTTGACGTTCGTGCTTCGCCTGATGACCAGTGCGGCAGAGTTTGATTCCGCCACAGGTGGAGTGGATGCGCAGGCCCAACTCTATCCCATCGTGAAACGCATTTCTGCGGAAGGGGTGAGAGCCATTCCCGCGGAACGGTTGAAATCACTGTTTTCTGAAAAGGTGCTGAATCATGTATGA
- a CDS encoding ubiquitin-like protein UBact yields MINEYEYAQAGGGLERKERPIDPLSKPMGPGDQESGPKRPETDSPSRDNLMKRMRKVDPKQAEKYRQRTGE; encoded by the coding sequence ATGATAAACGAATATGAATATGCCCAAGCCGGTGGGGGTCTTGAACGAAAAGAACGGCCAATCGATCCACTTTCTAAACCAATGGGACCCGGCGATCAGGAATCAGGTCCTAAACGCCCGGAAACGGATTCACCATCCCGTGATAATCTCATGAAGCGCATGCGCAAGGTTGATCCCAAGCAGGCAGAAAAATATCGCCAACGGACCGGGGAATAA
- a CDS encoding proteasome accessory factor PafA2 family protein, with product MHNRIFGIETEYGLLIKADQPDVSSAWIAHRIIEHLFGRKKHGVIDWHYRGHDEPPGNGGFLLNAGRMYVDMGHLEYASPECHSLWDLVAVDRAGDWLLQDCLEELGLSELVSIIKNNIDHETDATFGCHENYLVTRDFPFTYQGLGMLMPFLVTRQVFTGAGRIGKARSVDGWIGLDDIEGRGGPRSRKSTEEGVIYQISQRPDYIVNDFFEWVQHNRAIVNTRDEPLADPERFRRLHLLMGDSNMAEEATLLKMGTTGLVLQLIEEGHAPQGLDFDDPVQTLRAISRDPQQKWMVTLSTGRHLSALDIQEQFWEAAAKQYAGQDEETDWVLDHWESVVRDLREGYQAVVGRVDWASKLWLLENFRKAEKLEWDDPWLKSLDLEYHNVDPQAGLYHGMTEEGDAPRFTTNDLVALAKGQPPRNTRAFGRAEIIRHVVKEGWAEFLEKATGHHDPRRPPYVINWSVLQLQGSPAFVMADPFRSYVQESREYCAEWSSRLSLESLSNKENA from the coding sequence ATGCATAATCGAATCTTCGGTATTGAAACCGAATACGGTCTGCTTATCAAGGCCGATCAACCGGACGTGTCTTCTGCTTGGATTGCCCACCGGATCATTGAACATTTGTTTGGCCGGAAAAAACACGGCGTCATTGACTGGCATTATCGTGGGCATGATGAACCGCCAGGCAATGGGGGCTTTCTGCTGAATGCAGGCCGGATGTATGTCGATATGGGGCATCTGGAATATGCCTCACCGGAATGTCATTCGCTGTGGGATTTAGTGGCTGTAGATCGTGCCGGAGATTGGCTGTTGCAGGACTGTCTGGAAGAGCTTGGGCTTTCCGAACTGGTGTCGATCATTAAAAACAATATTGATCATGAGACAGACGCGACATTTGGTTGCCATGAAAACTATCTGGTCACGCGGGACTTTCCGTTTACCTATCAAGGGTTGGGGATGCTCATGCCGTTTCTGGTAACACGCCAGGTCTTTACGGGCGCCGGCCGAATCGGAAAGGCGCGTTCCGTGGACGGCTGGATTGGCTTGGACGATATCGAGGGACGTGGAGGGCCCCGGTCACGGAAATCAACCGAAGAGGGGGTGATTTATCAAATTTCCCAGCGTCCGGATTATATCGTCAACGACTTTTTTGAATGGGTTCAGCATAACCGGGCTATTGTGAATACCCGGGATGAACCCCTGGCCGATCCAGAACGATTCCGGCGGTTGCACTTGCTCATGGGCGATTCGAATATGGCAGAAGAAGCGACTCTTTTAAAAATGGGGACGACCGGCTTGGTTCTGCAATTAATCGAAGAAGGGCATGCCCCGCAAGGATTGGATTTCGATGATCCTGTCCAGACTCTGCGAGCCATCTCCCGTGACCCTCAGCAAAAATGGATGGTCACTCTCTCAACCGGCCGGCACCTTTCAGCCTTGGATATTCAAGAGCAGTTTTGGGAAGCCGCCGCCAAACAGTATGCCGGGCAGGATGAGGAAACCGACTGGGTCCTGGACCATTGGGAATCGGTCGTGAGGGATTTACGAGAGGGCTATCAAGCCGTGGTCGGCCGGGTTGATTGGGCCTCCAAGCTCTGGTTGTTGGAGAACTTTCGGAAGGCGGAGAAGTTGGAATGGGACGATCCCTGGTTGAAAAGTCTGGATTTGGAATATCACAATGTTGATCCGCAGGCAGGTCTTTATCATGGCATGACAGAAGAAGGCGATGCGCCGCGCTTCACGACGAATGATTTGGTCGCATTGGCGAAAGGGCAACCGCCACGAAACACTCGTGCGTTTGGGAGAGCAGAAATCATTCGCCATGTCGTCAAGGAAGGTTGGGCGGAATTTCTAGAGAAGGCGACAGGCCATCACGATCCGCGTCGTCCTCCCTATGTCATCAATTGGTCGGTTTTGCAACTTCAGGGGAGTCCGGCTTTTGTCATGGCCGACCCCTTTCGCAGCTATGTGCAGGAAAGTCGGGAATATTGCGCAGAATGGTCTTCTCGTCTTTCCCTTGAATCCCTCTCGAATAAAGAAAATGCCTAA
- a CDS encoding efflux RND transporter permease subunit, with the protein MTATFIHRPVLSIVISLFITLLGLLSFTQLPVTQFPEITPPEVNVTSKFIGANAEAVVKAVVTPLERAINGVAGMAYMSSVSGNDGTSIIQIIFNAGTDPEIAAVNVQNRVASALDELPPEAIKSGVIVEKVQNSMLLYINIHSLDPTIDEKFLYNFTDINILKELKRIDGVGFAEIMGSREYAMRVWLRPNKLVMYNISALEVIEKLQAQNVEAAPGKIGESSGKDRNVQALQYVLKYTGKHNTREAYEDIVLSSTDEGEILRLKDVADVEFDSQDYDVLSKENGQASAAILLKQRPGSNAKEVIKSIKEKMQEIKSTAFPPGMDYSLSYDVSEFLDASINQVLTTLIEAFLLVSLVVFVFLQNVRLTIIPVLAVPVSLVGTFFFMHIMGFSLNLITLFALVLAIGIVVDNAIVVIEAVHAKMENSGIGAQQATEQAMHEISGAIMAITLVMSAVFLPVAFMDGPTGIFYRQFSLTMACSIILSGVTALTLTPALCTVFLKNTHNSQQPQDGRLQKLFHGFNHWYDNLSDNYKKLISAIANRRVVTFGILLGFSLSTGLVGAFVPSGFIPNEDQGTIYANVTAPTGATLERTEKVVDEVQQIASGLEDVTSVSSLAGFSILSEGTGSVYGMNLISLKNWNERTASDREIIGVLEKKTKHIKDANIEFFTPPPVPGYGNSSGFEMRLLDKTGSDSLAELQKTADDFVDDLNQRPEIANAFTTFNARFPQFLLHIDGEKAAQKGVTAENAMNTLQALIGSVYATNFIRFGQMYKVMVQALPEFRAEPEDLMKLYIKNDAGEMVHFSSFLRVEKIYGPEQVTRYNMYPSAMINGQPATGYSSGQAIMAIKEVAASKLPKGFGYDWAGSSRDEAQMGNQAIYIFLICLIFVYLLLAAQYESFLLPMPVILSLPIGVFGALFFLLLMGLENNIYAQIAMIMLIGILGKNAILIIEFAILQQKRGKTALEAAIEGAAIRLRPILMTSFAFIAGLLPLMFASGAGEIGNNTIGSAAAGGMLFGTIFGVILIPGLFVVFATMGTTQNLDEKSKAEKAPRFSFKSRLKFARRLAKLK; encoded by the coding sequence ATGACAGCTACATTTATTCATCGTCCGGTCCTTTCTATTGTTATTTCCCTGTTCATTACCTTACTGGGCTTATTGTCCTTTACCCAGCTCCCTGTCACTCAGTTTCCAGAGATTACGCCTCCCGAGGTCAATGTGACGTCAAAATTTATCGGGGCAAATGCCGAGGCTGTGGTCAAGGCGGTTGTGACCCCGCTTGAACGAGCCATTAATGGTGTTGCCGGAATGGCCTACATGTCGTCCGTTTCCGGAAATGATGGCACGAGCATTATCCAGATTATTTTTAACGCCGGGACCGACCCGGAAATTGCCGCTGTGAATGTTCAGAACCGAGTGGCTTCCGCCTTGGATGAGTTGCCCCCAGAGGCTATAAAATCCGGGGTCATCGTCGAAAAGGTACAAAACAGTATGTTGTTGTATATCAACATTCACAGCCTGGATCCTACCATAGACGAAAAATTTCTTTACAATTTTACTGATATTAATATTCTGAAGGAGCTGAAAAGGATAGATGGTGTAGGGTTTGCTGAGATTATGGGTTCAAGGGAATATGCCATGCGTGTGTGGTTAAGGCCCAATAAACTTGTCATGTACAACATTTCAGCTCTCGAGGTTATCGAAAAATTACAAGCCCAGAATGTAGAAGCCGCACCGGGTAAAATTGGCGAGAGCTCAGGGAAGGATAGGAACGTCCAGGCCCTTCAGTACGTATTAAAATATACCGGGAAGCACAATACAAGAGAAGCCTATGAAGACATTGTGTTGAGCAGTACGGATGAAGGGGAAATTTTGCGGCTAAAAGATGTCGCAGACGTCGAATTCGATTCACAAGATTATGATGTTCTTTCCAAAGAAAACGGACAAGCCTCTGCCGCTATTCTGTTAAAACAGCGCCCTGGTAGCAATGCCAAGGAAGTGATTAAATCGATTAAAGAAAAAATGCAGGAAATTAAATCAACGGCATTTCCCCCAGGAATGGATTACAGTCTCAGTTATGATGTGTCCGAGTTTTTGGATGCCTCCATTAATCAAGTTCTGACAACGTTAATTGAAGCATTTCTTTTGGTATCCTTGGTGGTATTTGTCTTTTTGCAGAATGTTCGACTCACCATCATTCCTGTTTTGGCCGTACCGGTATCCCTGGTCGGCACATTTTTCTTTATGCACATAATGGGTTTTTCCCTGAATCTCATCACCCTATTTGCGCTGGTTCTTGCCATAGGTATTGTTGTCGATAATGCGATCGTGGTGATTGAAGCCGTTCATGCCAAAATGGAGAATTCAGGAATTGGAGCCCAGCAGGCTACGGAACAAGCCATGCATGAAATTAGCGGGGCCATTATGGCCATTACCCTCGTCATGTCGGCTGTGTTTTTACCCGTCGCGTTTATGGATGGCCCGACAGGAATTTTTTATAGACAGTTTTCCTTGACTATGGCCTGTTCTATTATTCTTTCAGGGGTCACTGCCCTCACACTGACCCCCGCCCTTTGTACCGTTTTTCTTAAAAATACCCACAATAGTCAACAGCCTCAAGATGGGCGGCTGCAAAAATTATTTCATGGATTTAATCATTGGTATGACAATCTGTCTGATAATTATAAAAAACTTATCAGCGCGATAGCGAACAGAAGAGTTGTGACTTTTGGGATCCTGCTTGGTTTTTCCTTAAGCACCGGTTTGGTTGGAGCCTTTGTTCCCTCGGGCTTTATTCCTAATGAAGATCAGGGGACAATCTATGCCAATGTTACTGCTCCAACAGGCGCAACTCTTGAACGAACGGAAAAAGTTGTGGATGAAGTGCAACAGATTGCATCCGGGTTAGAGGATGTGACATCCGTCTCAAGCCTTGCGGGATTCAGCATACTGTCTGAAGGTACGGGTTCCGTCTATGGGATGAATCTCATCAGCTTGAAAAATTGGAATGAACGAACGGCCTCTGATAGGGAAATTATTGGCGTTCTTGAAAAAAAAACCAAACATATTAAAGATGCCAATATTGAATTTTTTACCCCTCCCCCCGTACCGGGTTATGGGAATTCCAGCGGTTTTGAAATGCGATTGTTAGACAAAACCGGTTCGGATTCCCTTGCAGAATTGCAAAAAACGGCCGATGATTTTGTCGATGACCTCAACCAACGGCCGGAAATCGCGAATGCCTTTACCACCTTCAATGCCCGTTTTCCACAATTTCTGTTACATATTGATGGCGAGAAGGCGGCTCAAAAGGGTGTCACGGCCGAGAACGCAATGAATACCCTTCAAGCACTGATTGGCAGTGTATATGCGACCAACTTTATCCGTTTCGGTCAGATGTATAAAGTCATGGTACAGGCGCTACCCGAATTTCGTGCAGAACCTGAAGACCTGATGAAGTTATATATTAAAAATGACGCGGGTGAAATGGTCCACTTTTCTTCTTTTCTTCGCGTTGAAAAAATTTATGGTCCTGAACAGGTGACCCGTTACAATATGTACCCATCAGCCATGATTAATGGGCAGCCTGCAACAGGTTATAGCAGCGGTCAGGCTATTATGGCCATTAAAGAGGTGGCTGCCAGTAAATTACCGAAAGGGTTTGGGTACGATTGGGCAGGGTCTTCGCGAGATGAAGCCCAGATGGGCAATCAGGCCATTTACATTTTTTTAATTTGTTTAATATTCGTGTATCTCCTCCTCGCCGCACAATATGAGAGTTTTCTACTGCCCATGCCGGTGATCCTCTCGCTACCCATTGGGGTGTTTGGTGCCTTATTTTTCCTCTTGCTGATGGGCTTGGAAAATAATATCTACGCTCAAATCGCGATGATCATGTTAATCGGTATCCTCGGTAAAAATGCCATTCTGATAATTGAATTTGCCATTTTACAACAAAAGCGAGGAAAAACTGCGCTTGAAGCTGCGATTGAAGGGGCGGCCATTCGTTTGCGCCCTATTTTGATGACCTCATTTGCATTTATTGCCGGGCTTCTTCCTTTAATGTTTGCTTCGGGTGCAGGGGAGATTGGGAACAATACCATTGGCTCGGCGGCGGCTGGAGGTATGCTTTTCGGGACCATTTTCGGCGTGATTCTTATCCCGGGTTTATTTGTGGTATTTGCAACGATGGGAACGACACAAAATCTTGATGAAAAATCAAAGGCAGAGAAGGCTCCGCGATTCAGTTTCAAGTCTCGGTTAAAATTTGCCCGCAGGTTGGCAAAACTTAAATAG
- a CDS encoding RNA recognition motif domain-containing protein, whose amino-acid sequence MGSKIYVGGLPYSTAEQELADLFGQHGAVTSAKIITDKYTGQSRGFGFVEMASDAEAKAAIEALNGTEMGGRTLTVNEAKPQAPRTGFGGGGGGNRGGGGNRGGGGGDRW is encoded by the coding sequence ATGGGTTCAAAGATCTATGTGGGTGGCCTGCCGTATTCCACGGCAGAGCAAGAATTGGCTGACCTTTTTGGCCAGCACGGCGCCGTGACGTCGGCTAAAATTATTACGGACAAGTATACGGGGCAATCTCGAGGATTTGGTTTTGTGGAAATGGCCTCGGATGCTGAAGCTAAGGCGGCGATTGAGGCGCTAAATGGAACCGAAATGGGAGGGCGTACCCTGACGGTCAATGAAGCGAAGCCCCAAGCACCGCGAACCGGATTTGGTGGCGGTGGTGGCGGAAACCGTGGTGGTGGCGGAAACCGTGGCGGCGGTGGTGGAGACCGTTGGTAA
- a CDS encoding AAA family ATPase — MSDSTEFSSSKDSSRSGGPSFPKFSRKSENSPLAIIDQCLASLPEGDHRIPLLYQLRHGLVEQTTASQQQEADMKKLQGVLEKLTAPANRIGTLLDQPEKGVARIMVGGAEYYASVDPRLEEEGLKVGHQILVNEAYVVIRSLGYDRNGPIVKVREILGDGRLRIDQEAGRQGILIQRADDLAGTELKVGDEVRLDPSHRIAIERLENPQGQSHLLAELPTVRWEHIGGQQEAIQAIRRSIEYPLLHGELFSRYQFQQPKGFLLYGPPGCGKTLIGQATAASLGQLFAKERETLTPHAGMQGPGSASQLPPIEGGVFLHVKGPEVLNMWVGESERIIRDLFLQARQQRQAGKLPFIFIDEAESILGTRRAVRSYNVSNTLVPMFCAELDGIESLSQVVVILASNRPDMIDPAVLRPGRIDRKIKVGRPGRNDVAEILLVYLTADLPYDTKKAAGSGQEDEAPASQIIDGLLENLFQRSLENRVLAIRLRNGRREILYRRDLLSGAVLAGIVRRAKERAIERAIQAGNQEASGLSLDDLLVASNEEFKESEIFPPDDSAEEWLKLLDYHPDQVVGVSSLQPGKAGEEHRTSQIV; from the coding sequence ATGAGTGATTCTACAGAATTTTCTTCCTCCAAGGATTCCTCTCGGTCTGGTGGACCTTCATTCCCGAAATTCTCCAGGAAATCTGAGAATTCCCCGTTGGCGATTATTGACCAATGTTTGGCATCTTTGCCTGAAGGGGATCACCGGATTCCTCTTCTCTATCAACTTCGACACGGGCTTGTTGAGCAAACGACGGCTTCTCAACAACAGGAAGCCGATATGAAGAAACTTCAAGGAGTGCTTGAAAAACTGACGGCCCCGGCAAATCGAATCGGGACTCTGCTTGATCAGCCTGAAAAGGGTGTGGCGAGAATCATGGTTGGCGGGGCAGAATATTATGCCAGTGTCGATCCCAGGCTTGAGGAAGAAGGTTTAAAGGTTGGGCATCAGATTTTAGTAAATGAGGCGTATGTGGTCATCCGGTCTCTCGGGTATGATCGGAATGGCCCGATTGTGAAAGTTCGAGAGATATTAGGTGATGGGCGTCTTCGTATTGATCAAGAGGCGGGCAGGCAAGGCATTCTTATACAACGGGCAGATGATCTCGCCGGTACGGAATTGAAGGTCGGCGATGAGGTTCGACTGGACCCATCTCACAGGATTGCCATTGAACGATTAGAAAACCCCCAAGGGCAATCGCATCTTTTAGCGGAATTGCCAACTGTCCGTTGGGAGCATATCGGTGGACAGCAGGAAGCTATTCAAGCCATCCGCCGATCAATAGAATATCCCCTCCTGCATGGAGAATTGTTCTCACGGTATCAATTTCAGCAACCCAAGGGCTTTCTCCTGTATGGGCCTCCGGGGTGCGGAAAGACTCTGATCGGCCAAGCCACGGCGGCAAGTCTTGGGCAACTCTTCGCCAAAGAACGAGAAACGCTTACGCCCCATGCTGGAATGCAAGGGCCAGGCTCTGCCTCTCAACTTCCGCCGATTGAGGGTGGCGTGTTTCTGCATGTCAAAGGTCCGGAAGTTCTGAATATGTGGGTCGGGGAATCGGAGCGAATCATCCGCGATTTATTTCTTCAAGCCCGGCAACAAAGGCAAGCCGGGAAGTTGCCATTTATCTTTATCGATGAAGCCGAATCCATTTTAGGGACGAGACGGGCGGTGCGATCCTACAATGTCTCCAACACCCTGGTTCCGATGTTTTGTGCCGAACTCGACGGGATTGAAAGCCTTTCCCAAGTGGTGGTTATTCTGGCTTCAAATCGTCCGGATATGATTGATCCGGCCGTGCTGCGACCTGGAAGAATTGATCGAAAAATAAAGGTGGGCCGACCTGGGCGAAACGATGTAGCGGAAATATTGCTTGTCTATTTGACGGCTGATCTGCCTTACGACACGAAAAAGGCTGCCGGCAGTGGACAGGAGGATGAGGCTCCGGCGTCGCAGATCATCGACGGACTGTTAGAGAATCTCTTTCAGCGAAGCCTGGAGAATCGAGTGTTGGCCATTCGGTTGCGTAACGGACGGCGTGAAATTCTCTACCGCCGGGATTTATTGAGTGGAGCGGTGTTGGCGGGAATCGTCCGGCGTGCAAAAGAACGGGCTATTGAGCGGGCAATTCAAGCGGGCAATCAGGAGGCCTCGGGTCTGAGCCTCGATGATTTACTCGTTGCCAGCAATGAGGAGTTCAAGGAGAGTGAAATTTTCCCGCCGGATGATTCAGCTGAGGAATGGTTGAAACTCCTGGATTATCATCCCGACCAGGTTGTCGGAGTATCCTCCCTGCAGCCTGGAAAAGCTGGAGAAGAGCATCGGACATCTCAGATTGTGTAA
- a CDS encoding proteasome accessory factor PafA2 family protein: MNPLRLFGIETEYGIAREDIETADPVVESMELVRAYLDGHFTRRWDYRGEHPHEDQRGFRVTELAQDKEEDLFAEQDAHRPFSFHEMKSDLVLPNGARFYNDHTHPEYSTPECRSLKDMVAHDRAGERILWMAAQRRNQALGGPMVQLYKNNTDFHGHSYGCHDNYLVSRELDFENLARGLMPFLVSRQLIAGAGKVGREAQERGFEPGGFQLSQRADFMEAELGVDTMHNRPILNTRDEPHANRERYRRLHLIVGDANMCEYATALKIGTTRVVLDMIAGGILPPCELDSPVQAIQTLSRDPDLSTLVTRQSGGLISGVDIQREYLNLARKFFVEMDEETAWILREWEQVLDLLERDRWQLVGKIDWVTKWWLLETFRQAERIGWDDPWLASLDLEYHNLDPDRGLFFGLEAEGRTTRISQEHEIQEAMKHGPRDTRGGLRGLCVQRFGQDITSIQWEGVHFQGQNGGLHLDLLNHLEPVAVAQCRSVIEHAETPFDMIECMVLKK; this comes from the coding sequence ATGAATCCTCTTCGCCTCTTTGGTATTGAGACTGAATATGGGATTGCGCGGGAAGATATCGAGACCGCCGATCCTGTCGTGGAATCCATGGAATTGGTGCGGGCCTATCTTGACGGACATTTTACCCGCCGCTGGGATTATCGGGGCGAGCATCCCCATGAAGATCAACGGGGTTTTCGGGTGACTGAGTTAGCTCAGGATAAAGAAGAGGACCTGTTCGCGGAACAGGATGCCCATCGACCTTTTTCCTTCCATGAAATGAAAAGTGACCTTGTCCTTCCTAATGGGGCGCGATTTTATAATGATCATACGCATCCTGAGTATTCCACGCCGGAATGCCGTTCTCTCAAGGATATGGTCGCGCATGACCGGGCCGGCGAGCGAATCCTTTGGATGGCGGCACAACGCCGAAATCAGGCCCTTGGCGGCCCAATGGTTCAGTTGTATAAAAACAACACGGATTTTCACGGGCATAGTTATGGCTGCCATGATAATTATCTGGTCTCGCGCGAGCTCGATTTTGAGAATTTGGCTCGTGGACTCATGCCTTTTCTGGTCAGCAGACAATTGATCGCCGGGGCAGGCAAGGTCGGTCGGGAAGCGCAAGAACGCGGGTTTGAGCCTGGCGGGTTTCAATTGTCTCAACGCGCAGATTTTATGGAAGCCGAGTTGGGCGTGGATACCATGCACAACCGACCGATCCTCAATACGCGAGACGAACCGCATGCGAATCGTGAACGCTATCGGCGACTCCATCTTATCGTGGGTGATGCCAACATGTGTGAATATGCCACGGCCTTGAAGATCGGCACGACGCGGGTGGTGTTGGATATGATTGCCGGAGGGATCTTGCCCCCCTGTGAGCTTGACTCCCCGGTGCAAGCCATTCAGACGCTCTCTCGTGACCCTGATTTGAGCACTCTTGTGACACGACAGTCGGGAGGCCTGATTTCCGGGGTGGATATTCAACGGGAGTACCTGAATTTGGCCAGGAAATTTTTTGTCGAAATGGATGAAGAGACGGCCTGGATTCTTCGCGAATGGGAACAGGTATTAGATCTTCTCGAACGGGATCGATGGCAGCTTGTGGGAAAAATTGATTGGGTGACTAAATGGTGGTTGCTCGAAACATTTAGGCAGGCCGAGCGAATCGGCTGGGATGATCCTTGGCTTGCCAGCCTGGATCTGGAATATCATAATCTGGATCCTGATCGTGGCCTGTTTTTCGGGTTGGAAGCCGAGGGGCGAACCACCAGGATATCCCAGGAACACGAGATTCAAGAAGCGATGAAGCATGGGCCGCGGGATACCCGTGGAGGTCTCAGGGGTTTGTGTGTACAACGATTTGGTCAAGACATTACGTCGATACAATGGGAAGGAGTACATTTTCAGGGCCAAAATGGGGGACTGCATCTTGACCTGCTGAATCACCTTGAGCCGGTGGCGGTCGCTCAATGCCGGTCTGTGATTGAGCACGCCGAGACCCCATTTGATATGATTGAATGCATGGTATTAAAAAAATAG
- a CDS encoding efflux RND transporter periplasmic adaptor subunit, which produces MKINVVLCFAVCLLTVSCTYKKEAESVDTHKVIYPILEDVTYSNKYVAQIQSVNYVEIRSKIRGYIGKIYVDEGQPVKKGQLLFALTHNVFEKELQKANAAFRSAVADLKVAEVELANVRVLVEKNIVSKSELYVIQAKVDALKADVEEALANKEQQALNLSFARIRAPFDGFINRIPNKVGSLIAEGDILTSLSDNHEVFAYFNLSEVDYLNYIASGERGAKVVSFELANQVLYEYEGTIEMIESEFDSSTGNIALRARFPNPDGLLKQGANGKVIVNETLKDALVIPQKSTFEIQDKLYVYVVNKDNVLEQRNIVSKMRLPKFYVVESGLSKDEQILFEGVENVMNGDQVHPVHIEIAKAMM; this is translated from the coding sequence ATGAAAATTAATGTGGTCCTATGTTTTGCAGTCTGCTTACTCACGGTATCCTGCACCTATAAAAAAGAGGCAGAAAGCGTTGATACCCATAAGGTGATTTACCCCATCTTGGAGGACGTCACCTATAGCAATAAATATGTCGCCCAAATTCAGTCGGTTAATTATGTAGAGATACGAAGTAAAATTAGAGGGTATATTGGAAAAATTTATGTGGATGAGGGGCAACCGGTCAAGAAAGGGCAGTTATTGTTTGCCCTGACCCATAATGTATTTGAAAAAGAATTACAAAAAGCAAACGCGGCATTCCGAAGTGCCGTGGCAGATCTAAAGGTAGCGGAAGTTGAATTAGCAAACGTGAGAGTGCTGGTAGAAAAAAACATTGTGTCTAAATCGGAACTGTATGTTATTCAAGCCAAGGTAGACGCGTTGAAAGCGGACGTGGAAGAAGCTTTGGCAAACAAAGAACAGCAAGCGTTAAATCTTTCGTTCGCTAGAATAAGAGCTCCCTTTGACGGATTTATTAACCGTATTCCAAACAAGGTGGGAAGTTTGATAGCTGAAGGAGACATATTGACCTCACTGTCTGATAATCATGAGGTATTCGCCTATTTCAACCTTTCTGAAGTGGATTATCTTAACTACATTGCTTCTGGAGAACGAGGGGCCAAAGTTGTGAGCTTTGAACTCGCCAATCAAGTCCTTTATGAGTATGAAGGGACCATAGAAATGATTGAAAGTGAATTCGATAGCTCAACAGGGAATATTGCGTTACGAGCAAGGTTTCCTAATCCTGACGGACTGTTAAAACAAGGGGCAAATGGTAAGGTCATTGTCAATGAAACCCTTAAAGATGCGTTGGTGATTCCACAAAAATCAACCTTTGAAATTCAGGACAAATTGTATGTGTACGTTGTGAATAAGGATAATGTCCTGGAACAAAGGAATATTGTTTCAAAAATGCGGTTGCCAAAATTTTATGTTGTGGAGTCCGGTTTGTCCAAAGACGAACAGATTCTCTTCGAGGGTGTGGAGAATGTTATGAATGGAGACCAAGTGCATCCTGTTCACATTGAAATTGCCAAGGCGATGATGTGA